Part of the Ruegeria sp. AD91A genome, GCGCAGAATAATAGTCCAAACCCGATTCCATAGGGATAACTTACCTTCCTGAGGGCTGAGGGAAAGCGAATAGGACTTGATCGGTCGCTCTGTCGCGCCGACCATCGGCGTGCGATGCTCAGATTTCTGCGATTCCTCATCATGGGTTTAGTGCTGGTAGTCACTGGTGATCCGGCAGTGGCCACGTTTCACGACAAACACGGGCAGTGCCGTGCTGGTCAGTTCAAATGCGGCAGCACCTGTTGCTCAGGCGGGCAAAGATGCAGTTTTGATGGCCACTGCATTCCGCTGGGCGGCACCTATTGCGGCGGCGGGCGCAGTTGCGGTCCGTTCGAACGCTGCGTCGCAGGTGGACTCAGATGTGCGCCCGCAGGCCTGAACAAATGCGCCTCGCGGCTGGACTGTCCGGGCGACAGTTTCTGCAATGGTCGTGGTGAGTGTGAACGGAGCGCACCCGAGTTGGATACGACGCCTCCAACCA contains:
- a CDS encoding scavenger receptor class F, member 2; translation: MLRFLRFLIMGLVLVVTGDPAVATFHDKHGQCRAGQFKCGSTCCSGGQRCSFDGHCIPLGGTYCGGGRSCGPFERCVAGGLRCAPAGLNKCASRLDCPGDSFCNGRGECERSAPELDTTPPTTCADGRTCARGSSCLPGGGCSRPGWFLCEETGSQCRPGFKCSAHQGCVPIKAIDCGYGKWCKPGEQCLPEGGCEKLPEGTEP